Below is a genomic region from Granulicella sp. L56.
TGTACAGGGCATGGAAGGAATTAGACCCGCCGCTCAGAAATCCCGCGAAAGACATATAGGCAGGAGCATCTTTTACATCGACCAGATCCATCTGCCGCTGCGCGCCGTCTCCGAGAAAGTTGTAGCGGATGATGTCCTGGAGGCCACGAGACTTGATGTTCGCGCCTAACGCTCCCTTGGTGTAGTCGTCGATGCGATTGAACTGCACGACATTGTCCCACGACTGGAGATACATCTGATGGTCCTGATCTGAGCCGGCAATTCCGTTGTTATGAATGTGGTTGCCCTCCCAAAGCACATTCAAATCGGATGCTCCCCACCCGCCATTGCTATTGAAGTCGCTCAAGACGCCGTTGCCGCAGCTTCCAATGTCGTCTCCGACAAATGCCACATTCTGCGCTTCGCTGATATGGATACATGCCGCGGAACTCTGCCAGCTCTGGGAAGAACCAGCGGGAGCGGTGTAACTGACTCCAGGATTCGCATTGCGAAACTGAATCCCCTCCACGGCAATATATTGCGCGGCCACAAATTTTGGCCAGTACGCGAAGGAATTGGAGTTATGAAGCGTCAAGAGACCATAACCTGCTATGTCCGTACTTGTATCCGAACGCCCCGTTGCCTTCGTTCCGTCGATGATGGGCAGATTGCCTGACGCATCGGGTACACCGCACATTCGGAATGGCTGCTCTGCCGTGGCGGGCTGGGAGATCTCGACATACTCGTGATAGGTCGTTGGATTCAACCCGGTCGTATCTTCATTGTGCAACCGAACTGTCGAGCCGGGAACCATCGTGGGGAAAGGCACCGACGCCAGGGTTTTGAATTTCTGTGAGAGCCCAACGTCGTAGACTGCGCCCTGCATGGATGGATCTACCGTGCAATCTACTGGTTCCGTCTGATTAGGCGTGACGCGATACGGCATCTTGTGACCAGTCACGTACATGATTGCGGTCGCGCTCTTCCCTGCATTGGCCACGCTTGTTGCCGTCAGTTGATAACGTCCTGCAACCGTTCCAGTGAAGAGTGCGTCGCGGGAAGTTGAATCGGTCAGCTTGCCGTCTCCTCCCTTGGGCTGCGATGTAATTGCCCAATGCACATTCTGATCGACGGGACCAAGCACCAGGCTCTGCACATCGGCTGGCTGATTCGCATAAAGCGTGCGGTAGAACGGAACGACTGAGACTTCAACCGCGGGATTGCACACGTTGAAGGTAGCCGTCGCTTTCTCGCTTCCATCATCGACCGAGTCAGCTTCAATCGTGAATTGCGTCGAAGAGGTTACGCCATACTGCGCACTGGTTCCGGTATAAGAGCACGAAGATCCTGTTACCGGCGCAGTAACGTCTACCCATGGCCCGGAGGTCGACGAGATTTGTGCCGAGCCTGACTTTACAGACCAGGTAACCTGGTTCGATGTTCCATTCGTGACGGTAGCAAAGATGCGCCGTGTCGAACCAGGGATTACGTTGAATCCATAGTCCGGCTGGCTAATCTTGATTGCAACAATTGCAGGAGTGGAACCCGTCGCCGGTGGAGGTGTGGAACCCGTCGCCGGTGGAGGTGTGGAACCTGTCGCTGGTGGAGGTGTGGAACCCGTCGCCGGTGGAGGTGTGGAACCTGTCGCTGGCGGCGGTGTGGCTGTAGCGGAGCTCACAGTAATAGACACAGGATTCGACGTCCCCGCAGCGTAATTCGAGTCTCCGGTATATACGGCAGTCACAGTGTAATTTCCGGCTGCAAGTGATGAGAGTGACAACGTAGCCGCACCTGAGTTATTCAATGTCGCTGTGCCAAGAGAAGATGTGCCATTTAGAAATGAAACCATTCCAGTCGGCACCACGTTGCCTGCTGGAAGCAATGTGGCCGATATTGTTATTGGTTGTCCGGCAGCAACCGTATTCGATGTAACAGCTAATGTTATTGTCGCCGTCGACAAAGAGGGAGTGCTGGAACTTGCTTCATATTGAATGGCCCCCATTGAAGGAGGATCGGGGATTGTTAGCCCGAGACTATCGGTCAGCAGCCCCGGAATAGTAATTCCAGTTCCAATAGCTGGGCTTGCCGAACTGAGACTAAAGTTGAAGTTGTCAAGCGAAGTCTCGGACGTGACTGTAAGTGAAGGCTCATTAACAAATTTAGGATCGGCACAAATCTCTCCCGCCAGAAGTGAAGAGCATCCATGTTTGAAGTTCCAATACAGATTGTGATCGCGAATGGCCCACCCTTGATTTGGAGGAAGAGCGCCCGCATTTGCATAAAATAGCGCGGCTGGTTGATCGCTATAGTTTGGAGCCCACATGCCAACGCTCACATTGTCCTCAAACCGAGTATCAGATGAGGCGCAGGAGTCGTAGTTACATCCAATGTCAAAGGTTACTGCCCCATAACCAGCGAAGGTATTTCCCTGAAACCAGTCACTTCCTTGTCCATCAAAACTGATTGGAACCGAATCTCCACCCGCCCGACACAGAGATACGCCAGGAACAATTGCACTCGCTGGCTCATCGCCAAATAATTGGCCTACTCTCTGGCAGTTATTCAGAGTTATGTTGCTCCTGAAGATAACTACCTTCCCAGACCCAATCTTGTATTGTTGTCCGTCGTTTCCATAACTCTGTGAATTCGTAACGGCTAAGCTATTCAGCCCGGAATGGAGAAGGTCAAGACCATCCTGGAAGTTATACCTCCAAATGTCATGATCAAATAACCAGTCTCCAGTTG
It encodes:
- a CDS encoding Ig-like domain repeat protein, with protein sequence MLPAGNVVPTGMVSFLNGTSSLGTATLNNSGAATLSLSSLAAGNYTVTAVYTGDSNYAAGTSNPVSITVSSATATPPPATGSTPPPATGSTPPPATGSTPPPATGSTPPPATGSTPAIVAIKISQPDYGFNVIPGSTRRIFATVTNGTSNQVTWSVKSGSAQISSTSGPWVDVTAPVTGSSCSYTGTSAQYGVTSSTQFTIEADSVDDGSEKATATFNVCNPAVEVSVVPFYRTLYANQPADVQSLVLGPVDQNVHWAITSQPKGGDGKLTDSTSRDALFTGTVAGRYQLTATSVANAGKSATAIMYVTGHKMPYRVTPNQTEPVDCTVDPSMQGAVYDVGLSQKFKTLASVPFPTMVPGSTVRLHNEDTTGLNPTTYHEYVEISQPATAEQPFRMCGVPDASGNLPIIDGTKATGRSDTSTDIAGYGLLTLHNSNSFAYWPKFVAAQYIAVEGIQFRNANPGVSYTAPAGSSQSWQSSAACIHISEAQNVAFVGDDIGSCGNGVLSDFNSNGGWGASDLNVLWEGNHIHNNGIAGSDQDHQMYLQSWDNVVQFNRIDDYTKGALGANIKSRGLQDIIRYNFLGDGAQRQMDLVDVKDAPAYMSFAGFLSGGSNSFHALYTQDSYPADQIAAEQEAWNSHFVYGNIYQNSTSSAPIHFSMDTTGGELARKGSLYWYNNTFYQRSCTACLPLSWTLFDTTGGDGKYYPQAEFQTVQAYNNIVWMDSVSKSPFQWNDYSAFIGVGGGNLLPSNWGSGLTTGGAGSGWSVDPGSDAYQNSLPLDLHLTGFDKNDITTTGSIPFDRNSWTLGSDIPAVQAVPSAVCEMPARFAYLPNLGYAVPRTATPSVGATDTVAETADLINQAAGSGRYNTRYSNCH